The DNA segment AACTCCTTTTTCTAAGTGATTTCGTTTGGCAAAGAACCACGCAACCGCTGAAAAGTTACGGGCATTTTCTTTGTTTGCGGTCTTCCATTCGGTTTCCGTTTTTAAATCATTAAGAGGAGTCATAGAAATATCATGCGCTATTTTGATAAACCTGATTTCAGGATAATCAGCATCATTTAGCTCAGCTTCCATGTTGTCAATTTGGTCGCCAATCTGCCATTCCATATTTGACTGTCCGCCGGCCAGCCAAACATCACCGATGTAAACATCCTCAAAAGTAAGTTCATGTTGATCAGAAGAAGCGGTTAAGGTAAACGGTCCGCCGGCTTCCCTGGCAGGAAGAAATGTTTCCCATCTTCCCTGAAAATCGGCAGTAGTTGTACGGTTATCATTACCAAGCTCCACGGTGATTTTTGATCTGGCATCAGCCCATCCCCATATATAAATGTCAGCATTACGCTGCAATACCATGTGATCATTAAAAATAGAGGGCATTTTAATTTCCTGAGCACTGGCCGTGAAGGAAGAAAAAAGCAGAACCAAAGAAAGGTAAAGGGATCTAAGCATGATGAGAATATATGTTGATGTGAAGGCTGAGTATAAATGTATCAAATATGAACCTAAAATTCGGAAGAAGTTGGAATAAAGAAATGATCACCGGTCAGGATAATTTTTTCTTTTTGCCCAATTTAGATCATATTATGAAAAGCCTAAAGGAATCAAAGTATCATGGAAAAACAGTTTATACTCGCTATAGATCAAGGAACTACAAGCTCGAGAGCTATTGTATTTAATAAGGAGGGTGAGATACAATCGGTTGCCCAAAAAGAATTTAAGCAGCACTTCCCGAATGACGGTTGGGTGGAACACGATGCCAACGATATCTGGAAAACACAGGCAGGAGTAGTTGCGGAAGCCATAATGGACTGTGGCGCCAACGGGAAGAATATTGCCGGAATTGGGATCACCAATCAAAGAGAAACAACAGTTGTATGGGATAAAGAAACCGGAGAGCCTGTTTATAATGCAATTGTTTGGCAAGATCGCCGAACATCCGACTATTGCGATAAACTGCGGGAGGAAGGCTGGATGGATAAGATCAAAGAAAAGACAGGCCTGATAATTGACAGCTATTTCTCAGGCACAAAAATCAGATGGATTTTAGAAAATGTAGAAGGCGCGCGTAAAAAAGCTGAAGCAGGAAAACTAGCCTTCGGCACCATTGACTCCTGGTTGATTTGGAACTTCACCGATGGAGAAACGCACGTAACAGATGTGACTAATGCCTCCCGGACGATGCTCTACAATATCAGGGAGCAAAAGTGGGACGAGGAATTACTCAAGCTAATGGATATTCCAGTAGAAATGCTGCCGGAAGTAAAGTCATCCAGTGAAGTTTATGCCCATACTAAAACAACGATTTTTGCTCATGAAGTACCAATTGCAGGAATTGCCGGAGATCAACAGGCCGCCTTATTTGGACAAATGTGCCTGCAGCCGGGAATGTTGAAGAACACCTATGGTACCGGATCTTTTATCATGTTCAATACTGGAGACAAGCCAATTAAATCTGAAAATAACTTACTCACCACCATTGGCTGGGGAAAGGATGATAAAATCACTTATGCGCTGGAAGGAAGTATTTTTATAGCCGGCGCCGTGGTGCAATGGCTGCGGGATGGCCTGGGTATTATAAAGTCATCATCAGATATAGAGAAACTGGCTTTAACGGAAAAAGATAATGGAGGGGTTTACCTGGTCCCTGCTTTTGCGGGTTTGGGAGCACCTCACTGGGATCAGCGGGCACGAGGAGCGATGTTTGGACTGACCAGAGGGTCTACGGCAGGACATATAGCCAGAGCAGCTTTAGAGGGAATTGCGTATCAAGTTAAAGATGTGCTATCCGCGATGGAAGCAGATTCTGGAATCGAAATTAAAGAGCTTCGCGTTGATGGAGGGGCAACAGTCAACGACACTCTTATGCAGTTCCAATCTGATATCTTAAGAATACCACTGGTGCGACCCAAAATTTTGGAGACGACCGCACTCGGAGCAGCTTACTTAGCAGGACTTGCCGTCGGCTTCTGGAAAGATACTGATGAGATTAAAAAGCAGTGGCAGGTCGACAAACGTTTCGAGCCAAAAATGAGTGATGATGAAGCAAAAACGCTTCTTTACAAATGGAACAAAGCTGTTGAAAAGAGCAAAGGCTGGATTGAGTGAAAGCTGATTGAGGCTAAAAACTCAACATTAAATTCTTCTCGTTGCTGACGCTCCGCGTCGGAACGATGAACAAGGCAATCCTTGGGAAACTAAACCCCTGAGAGATTGGAAAAAAGAACATTGAATGGTTAATTAGAGCAAATGGATAGAGCAGAATTTCTGAAAGAAGTAAAAGACTTCAACGATTATTGGGATGTAGTGGTAATTGGCGGTGGCGCAACCGGGCTCGGAGTAGGCGTGGATGCGGCAGCTCGTGGATACAAAACCCTGTTGCTGGAAATGCACGACTTCTCAAAAGGAACATCCAGCCGAAGCACAAAGCTGGTTCATGGTGGAGTACGCTATCTGCAACAAGGAGATGTCTCTTTGGTGATTGAAGCCCTGCACGAACGAGGGCTTCTTATTCAAAATGCTCCTCATTTAGTAAGCGATCAGTCCTTTATAGTGCCCAGCTATGAATGGTGGAACGGTCCTTTTTATGGCGTGGGGATGAAAGTTTATGATGCTTTAGCCGGGAAGCTTGGAATTAACAAATCGAAGAACCTTTCAAAAGAAGAAACGCTTGAGCGAATTCCAACGCTGGAGCCTGAAGGATTGCGAGGCGGAGTAATCTATTATGATGGTCAGTTTGATGACTCTCGCCTTTCCATAAACCTCGTTCAAACCATCAATGAGCAAGGAGGCACTCCGCTTAATTACATGAAAGTAACCGGACTCAAAAAAAATGGGAAAGGATTTATTGAAGGTGTAAAAGCCCGGGATATGCTTGACGGAAAAGATTATGATATAAATGCTCGGGTTGTAGTGAATGCAACAGGAATTTTTTCAGATGATGTTCTGGAAATGGACGAAGAGGGACATAAAAAAATTATACAGTTTGCACAGGGTATTCACCTGGTGCTGGATAAAGAATTCTTACCGGGAGATTCAGCGATTATGGTCCCTCATACAGACGACGGGCGCGTACTTTTTGCTGTGCCTTGGCACGACAAAGTTATCGTAGGAACTACAGACACCCCCGTTGAAAAAGCAACGCTAGAGCCGATTGCTCTGGAAGAAGAAGTTGAGTTTGTACTGAGGCATGCGGCCAAATATCTCACTAAAAATCCAACTAGAAAAGACGTAAAAAGTGTGTTTGCCGGAATCCGTCCTCTTGTTAAGCCGCCAGATGCTAAAGACACATCAGAGATTTCCAGAAGCCACCATATTCAGGTTTCAGAATCAGGCTTGGTGACAATTGCGGGAGGAAAATGGACGACCTATAGGAAGATGGCCGAGGATACAATTGATCAGGCAGCAATGGTGGCAGGATTAGATGTAAAAGAAACGCCTACCAAAGAGTTAAGAATTCACGGATGGCTCAAAAATGTAGATAGAGATGATCACTTGTTTGTATATGGCTCAGATAAAGTCGCTCTGCAAAATCTGATAGAAAAAGATAAATCACAGGCCGAACAACTTCACCCCGACCTACCCTACATTAAGGCAGAAGTAGTTTGGGCTGTGCGACATGAGATGGCTCAAACCATCGAAGACTTTCTTTCCCGGAGAACCCGGGCCCTGTTATTAGATGCCAAGGCCAGTGTGGAGATGGCTCCGGAAGTTGGTAGGATTTTAGCAGAGGAATTTGGCAAAGATGATGCCTGGGTTGAACAGGAAGTGAAAGAATATAAAGCCTTGGCGAGTAACTATATCCTAAACGAAAAAGAATAGCTATGTGGGTTGAATTCTGCGGTGAATTACTGGGGACTTTCATGCTTATCGTGTTGGGGAATGGAGTGGTTGCCAATGTTGTGCTTGAGAAGACAAAAGGTAGCGGCAGTGGCTGGATAGTAATTACCTGGGGATGGGGAATTGGAGTTTTTGTAGGTGTTTTTACATCAGCGGCAATAAGCGGGGCTCATATTAATCCTGCAGTAACTCTGGCTCTGGCTTTTGTAGATATGTTTAGCTGGGATCGGGTTTGGTATTATATTTTAGGTCAATTTAGTGGGGCGATGCTGGCCTCGGTTGTCGTTTACTTGCAGTATAAAGACCATTTTGATGAGACTGAAGATGGGCCAACGAAACGGGCGGCATTTTGTACAGCTCCTGAAATACGAAATACAAAAAGCAATCTGCTCTCTGAGATTATTGGGACGTTTATCTTGGTGATAGGCGTACTCTACTTAGCAGAACCTGAAGTTGGTTTAGGCGCTATCAGTGCTCTCCCTGTTGCATTGCTGGTATTGGGGATTGGTTTATCTTTGGGAGGAACGACGGGCTATGCCATAAACCCGGCGCGAGATTTGGGACCCCGAATTATGCATGCACTCCTTCCCATCAAGCAAAAAGCAAACAATGACTGGGGCTACTCTTGGATCCCTGTGTTGGGCCCGGTTTTAGGGGCAGGTTTAGCAGCCATTATTTATAATATTCTACCTTTTTAGCATTCATGAGCACACAAGAATCGATTAGAAAACGACAAACACTTAAGCTTAGAGTTGATCCTCACAATCCGCTACCGGTAACAAAGGGGAAAGAATTCAAGTCAACCATGGAAGAGCTGGCTGAGCTGGCAGGTTTGGCCCCTTTTCATTATCAAAGTGCGGTACATCACCGCAATGAGAAATTAAAGGGAGCAGAACCGTGGAGGTTTCATGCGTTGGAATCTAAGACATGTCGTGATTTGCTTGAGGCGTTCAATCAGGATAAGCCCATGAAGGCAAGTGATGGAATCAAGCAAATGCTGGCTGCAGCAGATGGATTGATTCTGGCAACATGGCTGCCCGAAAAGTCGAGGTCTCTTAGCCGCAAATTTCATCCCAATGTTAAAAACATGGAGCATATTGCGGCAACAGGAGCTGCTATTCAAAACCTTTTATTGGCTGCGACAGAGGAAGGAATTATAAATTACTGGTCTTCAGGCGGTTGCCTTAGAAAGCCTAAAGTGCTGGAGTTCTTGGGCATACCTAAACGAGAGATTTTACTAGGAGCCATATTCTTCTTTCCCGATGAGTTTCCTGAAACAGCAGAAACTAAAACCGGAAAGAACCGTGACGCAAAAGGAGAGCTGAAAGACTACTTTGACTGGATAGAAGAATTTTAGCCTTTCATGAGCGCTAAAAGATCATCTATATCATCTTGGTTGATGAGTTCTGAGTGAAGGCCGAGTTCATTTTTCATTCGGAAATTTCGTTGTGGCCCAAGCGTAAAAAACATCCGGAGTATCTCCAGCTCATTGTCGAAATAATTTTCCGTAAACCGGTCTCGAAAGTCCAAACCCATAACACGCTCTTCTAATTGATCGGCAAGTAAGCTAGAAGACCCTTTTAGAAACTGATCGACCAGCAAACCCGTCTGATCATCTATTCGAATCTGAAATTTTTGTGGGGTGATTCTATTCAGCAGCTGGCTGGGAAGGTAATGAGCACTGGTGATATCTGTCTCTTGAACAAAAAGAAGTTTGAGTAAAGCCCCCAGCCCTTTTCTTGTTTTAAGATGACCCTTGAAGCATCCGTAAACCTCCGGAAAGTCATCAAGAACGCGCATAGATAAACGAAACTCTTTTTTATTTCCACGACGTGCAGTAGAAATATAGTAATAGGTTTCCGGCTTTTTGTTGGCGTGATTAAATGGAGGCCTCAGTGAGCGGATGAGCAAGTTCTCTAACAGAATTGCATCGGTTTCGGAATTACAAACTTCATAACTGATGCGCTCAAGGTGAGCAATCATCCGCTGTACTTTCTTAGACTTGGAATATCTGTAAGAAGTAATTCGCTGCTGAAGATCTTTACCCTTTCCCACATAAAGAACTTGATCACGCTTGTCATACATGGTATAAACCCCAGGCTCATGAGGAGGTAACTCCCCTCCCATAGCATGGTTTACCCTGTCTTTTTGGGTGATGGCTGTTGGTTCAAAAAGATCTAATGTCACAGAATTATACTTCGAAGATTGCTAACTGATTATTGAGCTAAAATAGAATAAAGAAAACAAACATTAGAAGCATTTTGAAACAAATTCAACTTCCATCACTCTTAATATTACAATAAACATACTAAAAGTTGGTTTTGTTATTGAGTTTTAAATCCAGAACGGATAAAAACTCGTATTAGTTAAGAAGAAGAAAGAAAAGTAATCAAATTGTGAGCAACTCAGAAAGTAATACTAGCCGTAAATGCTATTTTTGCCAAGCTGAAGAAGGAAAGCCCCGTATTTTAGGTGGCTTTATTGTAGAACTTAGAGAGGTTCAATTAAAGAATGGTGAAGAAGTATATGCGTGTCAAAGCTGTAGCGTCCACGAAAGGAAAAACCTTAAAAATGGAGAACAAAAGAAGAAGGGCCTGATAAAAAAGGTCAAGGCTTATTTCTCCTAGCCATTATTTAAGGATGGTTACTCCACCTGAAATATGCTCGATAATATAATTACTGATTCCGCCCGGCCCATCTTCGTTTACATCCCACTTAAAATCAGCGCCGCCAATGAACAAGTGGTCTGCTTCCAGCGCATTCATCTGATCAATGATAACTTTGCCGGGCTCGCCGATTTCAACGTAAGGCGTTAATGCCCCTTCTTTTCCGGCAATATCCTCGAACGTATATTTTGCCAGCTCTACGATTGCCTGAGCTTCGGTCAAGGCATCGTCATTTATAGCTACAACTAGTATGTAAACTTCCGGCTCGTTGCGGAGGTCACGATACAGTCCGGCTGCATATTTTAAAGCCTCGCTGGCATATTTTGTACCGTTGGTAGCAATCACCCATTTTTTTGCATTTGCCATAAACTATTAATTTGTTGAGCAGGTCCTAATTCTTGAATTGACCCCATTTAAAATATCTTAGTTCTTATCTGAAAGCAATCGTGAACATTCCTATCTTTGCAATGCTTTGAAACACATGCAGAACATACCGAAAAAACACCAAACCGTATTCAATATCATCAGTGAAGCGGCGCAGGAATTAGAAAGCCCCGTATATGTTGTTGGGGGCTATGTACGTGACTACTATCTCGGCCGCTCAAAATCAGGAGATATCGACATCGACTTTGTTACAGTTGGCTCGGGAATTAATCTCGCGCGCAAAGTTTCCGATAAAATCAAAGGCTCATCCCTGGCTGTATATAATCAGTTTGGAACAGCTCAGGTTAAAACGGGTGATTTAGAACTCGAATTTGTAGGCGCCCGAAAAGAGAGCTACCGCAAAAATTCACGCAAACCACTGGTAGAAGATGGCACACTTGAAGATGATCAGCTTCGCCGAGACCTGACAATCAACGCGCTGTCCTGGTCACTCAATAAAGAAGATTACGGTGCGCTTAACGACCCATTTAATGGGATGAATGATTTGGAGCAGTCGCTCATTCGAACACCTATCGATCCAGAGCAGACGTTTGATGACGACCCCTTGCGGATGATGCGGGCTATTCGATTTGCATCTCAGCTGGACTTCAGAATTGAGGAAGAAACCTTCGATGCCATCACAAAAATGTCGGAGCGGATTAACATCATTTCTAAAGAGCGTATTATTGAAGAACTGAATAAAATTATTCTCAGTGATAATCCTTCCTTAGGATTCACGATGCTCTTTAAGACAGAACTCCTCAAAGAGTTCTTTCCCGAAATGTATAATTTACATGGCGTGAAAGAAGTAAATGGTGTTCGCCATAAAGACAATTTTTGGCATACCCTGCAGGTTCTGGACAATGTAATTGAAATGGATGCCGACCTGTGGTTGCGCTGGTCCGCTATTATGCACGACATTGCGAAGCCTCCGACACAGCGGTTTCATAAAGAAGCCGGGTGGACTTTTCACGGCCATGATGCATTGGGTGCAAAGTGGACCAAGAAAATCTTCAGGCGCTTGGGTCTTCCTTTAGATGAACGTATGAGGTATGTGAGAAAGCTGGTGCGATTACACCTCCGCCCTATTGCTTTGGTTTCGGATGAAGTTTCGGATAGTGCCATCCGCAGGTTAATTTATGAGGCGGGTGAGGATATCGATGATTTGATGAAGTTATGCCGGGCAGACATCACCACGAAGAACGATTATAAGCAGGAGCGCTATCAAAAGAACTTTGACTATGTAGAGCGGCGTATTCAGGAAGTGGAGGAAAAAGACCGCATTCGAAAATGGAAGAATCCGCTTTCAGGAGAAGAGATTATGAAGGCATTGGAAATTAAACCTTCCCGAACGGTAGGCGATGTAAAAGATGCTGTTAAGGAAGCGATCCTGAATGGAGACATTCCCAATGAACATGATGCAGCATTTGAATTTATGATGGAACACAAAGACGAATTTTTGAAGTAATGGCAGATCTCTGGATTTCAAATTCATACGCTAAAATTAATTTGGGCCTTAATGTGCTGGAAAGGCTCGATAATGGTTATCATACCATAGAAACCGGCTTTTGCTTTTTGGAGTGGAATGACCGGTTTGAAGTGAAGCACGCCCCCCGCATGGAATTAGTAATGAGCGATGAGAAAATTCCTGTGGATGACTCCAATCTAATTGTGAAGGCGCTTAAGTTACTTCAGGATGAAGCCGGACTAAAAGACGAGTTCTACATAGAAGTGGAGAAGAATATACCGGCAGGTGCGGGCCTGGGTGGCGGAAGCAGTAATGCTGCAACCACGCTCCGGATGATGAATAAAATTGCTAATCTGGGATTGAATCAGGAAGACTTGATGAGGCTCGGAGGAAAGCTTGGGGCAGATGTGCCATTTTTCATTAAGGGAAAAACAGGCTTCGCAACTGGTTTAGGGGATGAAATTGAAGAATTAGATATACAGCCTGATGCCTGGGTTGTTACCGTTTTCCCTGATATTGAAAGCAGCACAGCCGAAGCATATCAATATTGTGAACCAAACCCGGAACCTGACTTTTCATTGAAGAATGTACTTTTGGATGAAGAGCCCGAAGAATGGAGATATTTGTTAATGAATGACTTGGAAAAAGTCGTATTTCCGCGCCACCATTTAGTGGGTAATTTGAAAGATCAGCTGTACGAATTTGGAGCAGAGTATGCCAGTATGAGCGGAAGCGGTTCCAGTGTTTTTGGTGTTTTTAATCAGGATTTTGTTGCAATTAATGCCTATGAGTCGTTTCATAAGCTCGGATTTCCGGCAAACCTAACCCGACCCAAATTTGAGCCTGATTTAGGCATTTATGTTAAAGAAGATGGATAATGAAAGTTGGAAGTTGATCGGCTGAGGAAGTAAAAATATCGACAGTCTATCAACACTCAACTTTCAGTTTTCAGAGGATAGAAAAAATTAATCAACGATTTTATGAGTAAAAAGAAAACAAATGGAGTGAATATCAGATCCGGAATGGATAAAGATTCACTTCGCGAAGATATTAAATTACACCTGCGCCATACACTGGCAAAGGATGAATTTTCCACCACAAGCTGGGATAAGTACCGAAGTGTGGCGATGACCATTATGGATCGCCTCAACGACCGCATGCTGGACACACAGCAGCATTTCTATAAAACCAACGCCAAGCGGGTGTACTACCTATCAATGGAGTACTTAATTGGCCGACTGTTGGATAACATGCTGGTAAATCTGGATGTGCGTGATACGGTAGCCGACGCGTTAGACGATCTGGGTCTTTCATACGAAGACATTCGTGATGAAGAATGGGATGCCGGACTTGGAAACGGTGGGCTTGGTCGCCTTGCGGCTTGCTTCCTCGATTCAATGGCAACCTTGGGAATTCCTGCGATTGGGCATGGTATCCGTTATGATTATGGAATTTTTTATCAGAAAATTCAGGATGGCTTTCAGGTTGAGCGGCCTGACCTTTGGTTGAAATATGGAAACCCGTGGGATACGGTTCGCCCAAAAGTTCAATATCCCGTAGAATTTTATGGAAACCAGGGAACGGTTAAATCCAGCAATGGAAATACCCACTATAATTGGGAAAATACGCACCGTGTAAAAGCGGTAGCCTATGACACTCCTATTCCGGGATATGATAATGGCATTGTAAACTATCTGAGGTTGTGGAAGGCGGAATCCTCTGCTGGAATTGACCTAAAGAGCTTTAACCAGGGTCAGTACATTGATGCGGTTCGTGATAACCAGCTGGAGCAAAATATCTCCCGCGTGCTTTACCCGAACGACAAGGTGTTTGTAGGGCAAGAGCTTAGATTGAAACAGGAATACTTCCTCGTTTCAGCCTCGATGCAGGATATCATCCGACGCTTCAAGAAGCAGTCCTCAGACTTCACCAAATTTCCTGAAAAAGTAT comes from the Balneola sp. genome and includes:
- the ispE gene encoding 4-(cytidine 5'-diphospho)-2-C-methyl-D-erythritol kinase, with the translated sequence MADLWISNSYAKINLGLNVLERLDNGYHTIETGFCFLEWNDRFEVKHAPRMELVMSDEKIPVDDSNLIVKALKLLQDEAGLKDEFYIEVEKNIPAGAGLGGGSSNAATTLRMMNKIANLGLNQEDLMRLGGKLGADVPFFIKGKTGFATGLGDEIEELDIQPDAWVVTVFPDIESSTAEAYQYCEPNPEPDFSLKNVLLDEEPEEWRYLLMNDLEKVVFPRHHLVGNLKDQLYEFGAEYASMSGSGSSVFGVFNQDFVAINAYESFHKLGFPANLTRPKFEPDLGIYVKEDG
- a CDS encoding tRNA nucleotidyltransferase; this translates as MQNIPKKHQTVFNIISEAAQELESPVYVVGGYVRDYYLGRSKSGDIDIDFVTVGSGINLARKVSDKIKGSSLAVYNQFGTAQVKTGDLELEFVGARKESYRKNSRKPLVEDGTLEDDQLRRDLTINALSWSLNKEDYGALNDPFNGMNDLEQSLIRTPIDPEQTFDDDPLRMMRAIRFASQLDFRIEEETFDAITKMSERINIISKERIIEELNKIILSDNPSLGFTMLFKTELLKEFFPEMYNLHGVKEVNGVRHKDNFWHTLQVLDNVIEMDADLWLRWSAIMHDIAKPPTQRFHKEAGWTFHGHDALGAKWTKKIFRRLGLPLDERMRYVRKLVRLHLRPIALVSDEVSDSAIRRLIYEAGEDIDDLMKLCRADITTKNDYKQERYQKNFDYVERRIQEVEEKDRIRKWKNPLSGEEIMKALEIKPSRTVGDVKDAVKEAILNGDIPNEHDAAFEFMMEHKDEFLK
- a CDS encoding aquaporin, whose amino-acid sequence is MWVEFCGELLGTFMLIVLGNGVVANVVLEKTKGSGSGWIVITWGWGIGVFVGVFTSAAISGAHINPAVTLALAFVDMFSWDRVWYYILGQFSGAMLASVVVYLQYKDHFDETEDGPTKRAAFCTAPEIRNTKSNLLSEIIGTFILVIGVLYLAEPEVGLGAISALPVALLVLGIGLSLGGTTGYAINPARDLGPRIMHALLPIKQKANNDWGYSWIPVLGPVLGAGLAAIIYNILPF
- a CDS encoding FAD-dependent oxidoreductase; this encodes MDRAEFLKEVKDFNDYWDVVVIGGGATGLGVGVDAAARGYKTLLLEMHDFSKGTSSRSTKLVHGGVRYLQQGDVSLVIEALHERGLLIQNAPHLVSDQSFIVPSYEWWNGPFYGVGMKVYDALAGKLGINKSKNLSKEETLERIPTLEPEGLRGGVIYYDGQFDDSRLSINLVQTINEQGGTPLNYMKVTGLKKNGKGFIEGVKARDMLDGKDYDINARVVVNATGIFSDDVLEMDEEGHKKIIQFAQGIHLVLDKEFLPGDSAIMVPHTDDGRVLFAVPWHDKVIVGTTDTPVEKATLEPIALEEEVEFVLRHAAKYLTKNPTRKDVKSVFAGIRPLVKPPDAKDTSEISRSHHIQVSESGLVTIAGGKWTTYRKMAEDTIDQAAMVAGLDVKETPTKELRIHGWLKNVDRDDHLFVYGSDKVALQNLIEKDKSQAEQLHPDLPYIKAEVVWAVRHEMAQTIEDFLSRRTRALLLDAKASVEMAPEVGRILAEEFGKDDAWVEQEVKEYKALASNYILNEKE
- the glpK gene encoding glycerol kinase yields the protein MEKQFILAIDQGTTSSRAIVFNKEGEIQSVAQKEFKQHFPNDGWVEHDANDIWKTQAGVVAEAIMDCGANGKNIAGIGITNQRETTVVWDKETGEPVYNAIVWQDRRTSDYCDKLREEGWMDKIKEKTGLIIDSYFSGTKIRWILENVEGARKKAEAGKLAFGTIDSWLIWNFTDGETHVTDVTNASRTMLYNIREQKWDEELLKLMDIPVEMLPEVKSSSEVYAHTKTTIFAHEVPIAGIAGDQQAALFGQMCLQPGMLKNTYGTGSFIMFNTGDKPIKSENNLLTTIGWGKDDKITYALEGSIFIAGAVVQWLRDGLGIIKSSSDIEKLALTEKDNGGVYLVPAFAGLGAPHWDQRARGAMFGLTRGSTAGHIARAALEGIAYQVKDVLSAMEADSGIEIKELRVDGGATVNDTLMQFQSDILRIPLVRPKILETTALGAAYLAGLAVGFWKDTDEIKKQWQVDKRFEPKMSDDEAKTLLYKWNKAVEKSKGWIE
- a CDS encoding nucleotide excision repair endonuclease, producing the protein MTLDLFEPTAITQKDRVNHAMGGELPPHEPGVYTMYDKRDQVLYVGKGKDLQQRITSYRYSKSKKVQRMIAHLERISYEVCNSETDAILLENLLIRSLRPPFNHANKKPETYYYISTARRGNKKEFRLSMRVLDDFPEVYGCFKGHLKTRKGLGALLKLLFVQETDITSAHYLPSQLLNRITPQKFQIRIDDQTGLLVDQFLKGSSSLLADQLEERVMGLDFRDRFTENYFDNELEILRMFFTLGPQRNFRMKNELGLHSELINQDDIDDLLALMKG